From a single Nicotiana tabacum cultivar K326 chromosome 8, ASM71507v2, whole genome shotgun sequence genomic region:
- the LOC142162929 gene encoding protein BUNDLE SHEATH DEFECTIVE 2, chloroplastic-like: MGIAPEERFNGSKMLPTAPRVVEVKATDTDKDTKVRSIVCQNCDGNGAVSCSQCKGTGVNSVDHFNGRFKAGGLCWLCRGKKDMLCGDCNGAGFLGGFMSTFDE, encoded by the exons ATGGGAATTGCACCGGAGGAAAGATTCAATGGATCAAAGATGTTACCTACAGCTCCAAGAGTTGTGGAAGTGAAG GCCACTGACACTGACAAAGACACGAAAGTAAGGAGCATTGTCTGTCAAAATTGTGATGGAAATG GTGCAGTGTCGTGCTCACAATGCAAAGGCACAGGGGTTAACTCTGTAGATCATTTCAATGGACGGTTCAAAGCTGGTGGATTATGTTGGTTGTGCAG aggtaaaaaagatatgttatgtgGTGACTGCAATGGTGCTGGATTTCTTGGTGGATTTATGAGTACGTTCGATGAGTAG